One region of Balaenoptera ricei isolate mBalRic1 chromosome 5, mBalRic1.hap2, whole genome shotgun sequence genomic DNA includes:
- the C5H4orf54 gene encoding LOW QUALITY PROTEIN: uncharacterized protein C4orf54 homolog (The sequence of the model RefSeq protein was modified relative to this genomic sequence to represent the inferred CDS: deleted 1 base in 1 codon) has product MLSFHFWESRGRPTDAASSVADGIQTPSCRWCQANNWTEQLSYGKLATVSARAAAPRPQTTSATPSRSLPSSLSLAWAPPQGLKNWEAVAAAAVVPTALGPIQARGTLLRATLQPLRGQGGAQDRPGAHHCVFLLLTPRRGLRMEGVPPELNLQARPKEVREGVSGAQDSQELKQQLQPLLKPLAPSQREAKYVEICTSAGVQRDSPRTMRLTLEQRPGDQRGSRSPQEKAQDEPGSRECEAPTPQKTPACLELSRSQFSRTDEGSTLSSPSSSSSLVDKAEEGGLSKMGDSTTSTGALATSSSSLDFESDSGENAVSCQPQGGEEGGNAGGGGGEGGRGGDGTECRDMIAKSQGSTDPPQNQEAHYITTHEIQLSEVEQDTDFDVGLASRWDFEDNNVIYSFVDYASFGGSDETPEDVTTPSEEDDDNSCYLSTTPSTNATRTPSPTGSDPARPSAGSSGGDTSSTEVGSGPSDSDPTPPATGPGTATPCEPLLQPLEAASAAASSCGSAASQILLSIKPTSRAINEPSNVCAKQNIIYAAKHEGDMSLRVSTAAEHNSSSLKQDPAAAVAQDHAKKFIAVPARLQTRCGAIRAKELVDYSSGASSAVSELDDADKEVRNLTSRAFRSLAYPYFEALNLSSRESSSLSEVGFGRWSAFLDLKCGGVGARVEQSLLRSSAASMAAGLRKGSGARTTADQLYIQSKKSQTKALEFVVSKVEGEIKHVETPLCFQKQVQSGSRVVTLLEPLNLRSESKASSAAGPCRATKGPSKGPESVDTDDGSEASEGSRLVSRAGGPQKKSKFASSLLKNVISKKMQREHEFRMERGEVSDTSHHHLSSASKETEGPPPGGERQRERGLQRQSSRHSEAGSEYTVVSVSDAGGEGSAAGSKSPVFKASAPRESHAGSGRDFADGHPVEVCEIRKSASETVKSTFLRSQNSAFRSWKEKEAEKRPEKAPVGKLKLPKGGDWRADLGEISASKSTIMSRLFVPNIQQTPKDKQPGKQATKHPAAQATSTAVIRPKVPEIKIRLGSVQQPGSDFNIAKLLTPKLASGSASNLLKTTEDNSRAQQKLFRGDSLEKVPQFQVRDVRDKSKAQGPLHQVRDVRKLIKASGDSSDKGSVTPEQGLTGPKPRQLAPAAGGSGSLSPMVITCQAVVNQREDSTDREPRENVGKGGSSRVLNSSSPEGTVLVHRASGRLPVATIAPNKPEQGSYLPVLKIVSKAQKTPEKVKEEEVKEEGKGPKTSRNALEKLTAAVRSMEELYSFNRNEWKRKSDPLPLMTDSHVLSLIASEEREGAGAAERDPDKLAKRLGGAEERGAGHKGTGVVLRGGPVERLQRRNSNPSAESVSARAAAFENLARERPRSLYIPPVHKDVDRAQPLPPLPGHRNVFTVSASSTQKTGGVAGKFPQGPAPESSSAAKGIKSQGLRSLKISPATRASLEEVTNRKNGSHLEKSPSDCENYLTIPLKGSSAAGELPGRPGAGREGPPRSSASTLCSLPPVSARSQVPSGPKGSQVSGTSRPAWCTKPDDPRGTVAAPAGPQSPEQPPTAIYHQQLLPFALQGAQPQVLCFSPPGMPAPAPVGPAPVPTDPFQQPQPPQTQRKMLLDVTTGQYYLVDTPVQPMTRRLFDPETGQYVDVPMTSQQQPVAPMSLPGPPLALSPGAYGPAYMIYPGFLPTVLRANALQPTPIAHTPRGAELSPVAAEPPSKEAAASFTEAPYFMASGQSPTSSSASAPAATSQLVGAKGFAQLHGKPVISITSQPLGPRIIAPPSFDGTTMSFVVEHR; this is encoded by the exons atgctttcctttcatttctggGAGTCCCGGGGT CGACCTACAGATGCTGCTTCTTCCGTGGCCGATGGCATTCAGACTCCTAGCTGCCGATGGTGCCAGGCAAACAACTGGACAGAACAGCTCAGCTACGGGAAGCTGGCCACGGTCTCGGCCAGAGCAGCAGCCCCCAGGCCACAGACCACCTCTGCCACCCCATCCAGgagccttccttcctccctcagccTTGCCTGGGCCCCGCCACAGGGGCTGAAGAACTGGGAGGCGGTGGCAGCAGCGGCAGTGGTGCCTACAGCCTTGGGGCCAATCCAGGCACGTGGGACCCTGCTTCGGGCTACTCTGCAGCCCCTCCGGGGCCAGGGAGGGGCCCAGGACCGCCCCGGTGCTCACCACTGTGTTTTCCTGTTGCTGACACCGAGGCGAGGGCTCAGAATGGAAGGCGTCCCTCCTGAGCTGAATCTGCAGGCCAGGCCGAAGGAGGTCAGGGAGGGGGTGAGCGGAGCTCAAGATAGCCAGGAGCTCAAGCAGCAGCTGCAGCCACTTCTCAAGCCACTGGCCCCCTCCCAGCGAGAAGCGAAATATGTGGAGATATGCACTTCAGCTGGAGTCCAGAGGGACAGTCCCCGGACCATGAGACTTACTCTGGAGCAGCGCCCGGGCGATCAGAGGGGCTCTAGGAGCCCCCAGGAGAAAGCCCAAGACGAACCCGGCAGCCGAGAGTGCGAGGCTCCAACCCCCCAGAAGACTCCTGCCTGCTTGGAACTCTCCAGATCCCAGTTCTCCCGCACTGATGAGGGCAgcaccctctcctctccctcctcctcctcctccctggtgGACAAAGCAGAAGAAGGTGGCCTTTCCAAGATGGGTGATAGCACCACATCCACGGGGGCTCTGGCCACCTCGTCCTCATCGTTAGACTTTGAGAGTGACAGTGGTGAGAACGCAGTGAGCTGCCAGCCCCAGGGAGGAGAAGAAGGGGGAAacgcaggaggaggaggaggagagggaggaagaggaggagatggaACCGAGTGCAGAGACATGATTGCCAAATCTCAGGGCAGCACGGACCCTCCCCAAAACCAGGAGGCTCACTACATCACCACCCACGAGATCCAGCTGAGCGAGGTAGAGCAGGACACGGATTTCGACGTGGGCCTGGCCTCCCGCTGGGATTTCGAGGACAACAACGTGATCTACTCATTCGTGGACTACGCTTCCTTTGGTGGCAGCGACGAGACCCCAGAGGACGTCACCACGCCGAGCGAAGAGGACGATGACAACAGCTGCTACCTCAGCACCACTCCCAGCACCAACGCCACCCGGACACCCAGCCCCACCGGCAGtgaccccgcccgccccagcgcgGGCAGCAGCGGTGGCGACACCAGCAGCACGGAAGTGGGCAGCGGCCCCTCGGACAGCGACCCCACTCCCCCAGCCACGGGGCCTGGCACTGCCACCCCGTGTGAGCCCTTGCTGCAGCCGCTGGAGGCAGCCTCAGCCGCCGCAAGCAGCTGCGGGAGTGCAGCAAGCCAGATCCTCCTATCAATCAAACCGACTTCCCGGGCTATAAATGAGCCTAGCAACGTGTGTGCAAAGCAAAACATTATTTATGCTGCCAAGCATGAAGGCGACATGAGCCTCCGCGTCTCTACAGCTGCTGAACACAATTCAAGTTCACTGAAGCAAGACCCGGCTGCAGCCGTGGCTCAGGACCATGCAAAGAAATTCATCGCCGTCCCTGCTCGCCTGCAGACGCGGTGCGGGGCCATCCGGGCGAAGGAGCTGGTGGATTACTCCAGCGGAGCCTCCAGTGCCGTGAGCGAGCTGGACGACGCCGACAAAGAGGTGCGTAACCTGACCTCCCGGGCCTTCCGGAGCCTCGCTTACCCCTACTTTGAGGCCCTGAACCTCAGTTCCCGGGAGTCCTCCTCGCTCTCCGAAGTCGGCTTTGGGCGTTGGTCGGCCTTCCTGGACTTGAAATGTGGCGGCGTTGGAGCCAGGGTGGAGCAGAGCCTCCTCCGGAGCAGCGCGGCCTCTATGGCTGCGGGTCTGAGGAAGGGCAGCGGGGCCAGGACGACCGCAGACCAGCTCTACATCCAGTCCAAGAAGTCCCAGACCAAGGCCTTGGAGTTCGTCGTCAGCAAAGTCGAGGGGGAGATCAAACACGTGGAGACACCTCTGTGTTTCCAGAAGCAGGTCCAGTCGGGCTCCCGCGTGGTCACCCTTCTCGAGCCTCTGAATTTACGCAGTGAGAGCAAAGCCAGCTCCGCCGCAGGGCCCTGCAGGGCCACCAAAGGCCCCAGCAAGGGCCCCGAGTCCGTGGACACGGATGATGGCTCCGAGGCCTCCGAGGGCAGCAGGCTTGTCTCCCGAGCTGGCGGCCCCCAGAAGAAGTCCAAGTTCGCTTCCAGTCTGCTCAAAAATGTCATCTCCAAGAAGATGCAGCGGGAACACGAGTTCAGAATGGAGAGGGGAGAAGTCAGTGACACATCCCACCATCACCTCTCCAGCGCCTCCAAGGAGACGGAGGGCCCTCCCCCCGGGGGTGAGAGGCAGCGGGAGAGGGGCCTGCAGAGGCAGAGTTCTCGCCACTCGGAGGCCGGCTCTGAGTACACGGTGGTCAGCGTGTCTGATGCAGGTGGGGAGGGGTCCGCAGCTGGGTCTAAATCCCCAGTTTTCAAAGCCAGTGCCCCTCGGGAGAGCCATGCGGGCTCCGGCCGTGATTTCGCTGATGGACACCCAGTGGAGGTGTGTGAAATTAGAAAGAGTGCGTCAGAGACCGTCAAGAGCACCTTCCTCCGCAGTCAGAACAGCGCTTTCCGGTcgtggaaggagaaggaggctgaGAAGCGGCCAGAAAAGGCCCCCGTTGGGAAGCTGAAACTCCCCAAAGGGGGCGACTGGAGGGCTGATCTCGGGGAGATCTCTGCCAGTAAGTCCACCATCATGTCTCGCCTCTTTGTCCCCAACATCCAGCAGACACCCAAGGACAAGCAGCCGGGGAAGCAGGCCACCAAGCACCCTGCTGCCCAGGCCACCTCCACAGCAGTGATCAGGCCCAAGGTTCCCGAAATCAAGATCCGGCTGGGGAGCGTGCAACAGCCAGGCTCGGACTTCAACATTGCCAAGTTGCTCACACCCAAACTGGCCAGTGGCAGCGCCTCGAACCTCCTCAAGACCACTGAGGACAACAGCAGGGCACAGCAGAAACTCTTCCGGGGGGACAGCCTGGAAAAAGTGCCCCAGTTCCAGGTGAGAGATGTCAGGGACAAGTCCAAGGCCCAAGGCCCCCTCCACCAGGTGAGAGACGTCCGGAAACTAATCAAAGCGTCAGGGGACAGCAGTGACAAGGGCAGCGTCACCCCAGAGCAGGGGCTGACCGGGCCCAAACCCAGGCAGCTGGCTCCTGCAGCTGGTGGGTCGGGATCCCTGTCCCCCATGGTGATTACGTGCCAGGCCGTGGTgaaccagagggaagacagcacaGACCGAGAGCCCAGGGAGAACGTGGGCAAGGGGGGCAGCAGCAGGGTCTTGAATTCCTCCTCGCCAGAAGGGACAGTCTTGGTTCACAGGGCATCTGGCAGGCTGCCCGTGGCCACCATCGCCCCCAATAAGCCTGAGCAGGGCTCGTACCTGCCCGTGCTCAAGATCGTCTCCAAGGCTCAGAAGACCCCAGAGAAGGTCAAGGAGGAGGAGgtcaaggaggaaggaaaaggccCCAAGACATCCCGCAATGCTCTGGAGAAGCTGACGGCGGCCGTGAGGTCCATGGAAGAGCTGTACAGCTTCAACAGGAACGAGTGGAAGCGGAAAAGCGACCCCTTGCCCCTGATGACCGACAGCCACGTCCTGTCGCTCATCGCCAGTGAGGAGCGAGAAGGGGCCGGGGCTGCTGAGCGGGACCCCGACAAGTTGGCCAAACGGCTGGGTGGGGCGGAGGAGCGGGGCGCCGGGCACAAAGGCACAGGGGTGGTCCTGCGAGGGGGCCCCGTAGAGCGTCTGCAGCGGAGGAACTCCAACCCGAGCGCCGAGAGTGTGTCCGCCCGCGCGGCCGCCTTTGAGAACCTGGCCAGGGAGAGGCCCCGGTCCCTCTATATCCCCCCGGTGCACAAGGATGTGGACagagcccagcccctgcccccgctGCCCGGCCACCGGAACGTGTTCACGGTGAGCGCCAGCAGCACCCAGAAAACGGGGGGTGTCGCTGGCAAGTTCCCACAAGGCCCCGCTCCAGAGAGTTCTTCGGCGGCAAAGGGCATCAAATCGCAGGGACTCCGGTCTCTCAAGATCTCTCCGGCCACTCGGGCATCTCTCGAAGAGGTGACCAACAGGAAAAATGGCAGCCATCTGGAAAAGAGCCCCAGCGACTGCGAGAATTACCTGACCATCCCCCTTAAAGGGAGCTCTGCAGCTGGGGAGCTTCCAGGCAGgcctggggcggggagggaggggccccCGCGCTCCTCAGCCAGCACTCTCTGCAGCTTGCCCCCAGTGAGTGCCCGCAGTCAGGTCCCCAGCGGCCCCAAAGGCTCTCAGGTCAGCGGAACCAGCCGGCCAGCTTGGTGCACCAAGCCCGACGACCCCCGGGGGACGGTAGCTGCCCCCGCAGGGCCGCAGAGCCCCGAGCAGCCCCCCACCGCGATCTACCACCAGCAGCTGCTGCCCTTCGCCCTCCAGGGGGCCCAGCCCCAGGTCCTCTGCTTCTCCCCTCCAGGCATGCCTGCCCCGGCGCCGGTGGGCCCAGCTCCGGTCCCCACAGACCCCTTCCAGCAGCCGCAGCCTCCGCAGACCCAGCGCAAGATGCTCCTGGATGTGACAACCGGCCAGTACTATCTGGTGGACACGCCAGTTCAGCCCATGACCCGGAGACTGTTTGACCCCGAGACGGGGCAGTATGTGGACGTGCCCATGACCTCCCAGCAGCAGCCTGTGGCTCCCATGTCCCTCCCCGGGCCTCCCTTGGCCCTGAGTCCCGGGGCCTACGGCCCCGCCTACATGATCTACCCCGGGTTTCTGCCCACGGTGCTGCGCGCCAACGCCCTGCAGCCCACCCCAATTGCTCACACTCCAAGGGGCGCCGAGCTCTCCCCCGTGGCAGCAGAGCCCCCCAGCAAAGAGGCAGCTGCATCTTTCACCGAGGCCCCTTACTTCATGGCCTCCGGTCagtctcccacctcctcctccgcCTCCGCCCCAGCGGCCACATCCCAGCTCGTGGGGGCCAAGGGCTTTGCCCAGCTGCATGGCAAACCTGTCATCAGCATCACTTCGCAGCCCCTGGGGCCGCGGATCATCGCCCCCCCCTCCTTTGACGGCACCACCATGAGCTTCGTGGTGGAACACAGATGA